One Candidatus Culexarchaeum yellowstonense genomic region harbors:
- a CDS encoding dolichyl-diphosphooligosaccharide--protein glycosyltransferase subunit STT3, with amino-acid sequence MYIKVLNKSIWGITLTERLRSKALRITLKAIAITAIMVLAVWIRMLPIIRYGPYLSEYDTYYQYRMTQYILDNGVQAWFTWYDEMSWYPNGRSVPDTSYLGVPLTGSIFYTIIRILGFNITLMEACALMPAILGGLTVLIVYFIGREIDGDGAGMIAALLLATIPAFMQRTTAGFYDNECVGFFAMALSILFWIKALKSDNIVYPILSGLSLAYMNISWGGSIYLLNLYAAYAAIMVILGKYNRRLLKSYALTIGVAMMVSAQYPYFSRKYMLSYATILPIATTLMLTIGDILKNVKDKNTRIIGLAGILAVGIAGAIILERIGMLSTLTGRILTVINPFQRETIPLVESVAEHQAPTWSQIYYQYGLLIPISAAGLYYLWKRGGEADIFIIIGGLTSAYFSSTMARLMMLAAPFITILSAHLVDVVYTQNIERIIEVRTSGRRRRGDRGGIGGNILILIVLSAALIIPVIGWKEAAATPQQIITSSLPVSNEYLDWIEALLWMRGNLPNNAVVASWWDYGYWITTIANKTTLADNSTMDEGRIKKIAQAFLSNETEALRLLKEMGATHVVVFEAFDPNTGFLFGGRGWGDFVKSYWMAKIAGLNVTDYMTYNSQYGVYLPTGPKAPQTTLYRLIFNTRSELWASWGIKIPKPEHFELLFQSSHGFVFVYKINY; translated from the coding sequence ATGTATATAAAAGTTTTGAATAAAAGTATATGGGGGATTACATTGACTGAAAGGCTTAGGAGCAAAGCCTTGAGGATAACATTAAAAGCCATAGCGATAACCGCAATAATGGTATTGGCAGTATGGATAAGGATGCTACCAATAATAAGGTATGGACCATACCTAAGCGAATACGACACATACTACCAATACAGAATGACCCAATACATACTGGACAATGGGGTTCAAGCATGGTTCACATGGTATGATGAGATGAGCTGGTATCCAAATGGTAGGAGCGTGCCAGACACATCATACCTAGGGGTGCCGTTAACTGGAAGCATATTCTACACGATCATAAGGATACTTGGATTCAACATAACATTAATGGAAGCATGCGCATTAATGCCAGCAATACTTGGAGGATTAACAGTACTCATAGTGTACTTTATAGGTAGAGAGATAGATGGGGATGGTGCAGGGATGATTGCAGCACTACTACTTGCAACAATCCCAGCATTCATGCAGAGAACCACAGCTGGATTCTACGATAATGAATGCGTGGGATTCTTCGCCATGGCTTTAAGCATACTATTCTGGATTAAAGCACTAAAGAGCGATAACATAGTATACCCAATACTCAGCGGCCTATCCCTAGCATACATGAACATAAGTTGGGGTGGAAGCATATACCTACTAAACCTATATGCAGCATACGCAGCAATAATGGTGATACTTGGGAAATATAATAGGAGGCTGCTGAAAAGCTATGCTTTAACAATAGGTGTAGCCATGATGGTCTCAGCCCAATACCCATACTTCTCAAGGAAGTACATGCTAAGCTACGCAACAATTCTACCAATAGCCACAACACTAATGCTAACCATAGGGGACATATTGAAAAACGTAAAGGACAAGAATACGAGGATAATTGGCTTAGCTGGAATACTGGCAGTGGGAATTGCAGGGGCAATAATCCTTGAGAGAATAGGGATGCTATCCACACTAACAGGAAGAATACTGACCGTAATAAACCCATTCCAGAGGGAGACGATACCACTAGTGGAGTCTGTGGCTGAGCATCAAGCACCAACATGGAGCCAAATATACTACCAATACGGGCTACTAATACCAATATCCGCTGCAGGACTATACTACCTATGGAAACGCGGTGGAGAAGCAGACATATTCATCATCATAGGTGGACTGACATCAGCATACTTCTCCTCCACAATGGCGAGATTGATGATGCTTGCAGCACCATTCATAACAATACTTTCAGCACACCTAGTAGACGTAGTATACACACAAAACATAGAAAGAATAATTGAAGTTAGAACTTCCGGAAGAAGGAGGAGGGGGGATAGAGGGGGGATTGGAGGCAACATACTAATACTAATAGTGCTCTCAGCGGCACTGATAATTCCAGTAATAGGGTGGAAAGAGGCCGCTGCAACACCACAACAGATAATCACATCATCACTACCAGTAAGCAATGAATACCTAGACTGGATAGAGGCACTACTATGGATGAGGGGGAACCTACCAAACAATGCAGTTGTAGCCTCATGGTGGGATTATGGATACTGGATAACAACCATAGCCAACAAAACCACACTCGCAGACAACTCAACAATGGATGAGGGGAGGATAAAGAAGATTGCACAAGCATTCCTATCCAACGAGACAGAAGCCCTAAGACTACTCAAGGAGATGGGGGCAACACACGTCGTAGTATTCGAAGCCTTCGACCCAAACACGGGATTCCTATTTGGAGGTAGAGGATGGGGTGACTTCGTTAAATCATACTGGATGGCCAAAATAGCTGGATTAAACGTAACAGACTACATGACATACAACAGCCAATACGGAGTATACCTACCCACAGGACCAAAAGCACCCCAAACAACCCTATATAGGCTAATATTCAATACCAGAAGCGAACTTTGGGCTTCATGGGGAATAAAAATACCAAAACCAGAACACTTCGAACTACTATTCCAATCATCACATGGATTCGTATTCGTATACAAAATAAACTATTAG
- a CDS encoding ribbon-helix-helix domain-containing protein, with product MKVITIRLPEGVVRELDVLIECGRYSSRAEVIREAVRELVRKEFVSARSDLKVYG from the coding sequence ATGAAAGTAATCACCATCAGGCTTCCTGAGGGTGTGGTTAGGGAGCTTGATGTACTCATTGAATGTGGCCGTTACTCTTCTCGAGCTGAGGTTATACGTGAAGCTGTTAGGGAGCTTGTTCGGAAGGAGTTTGTTAGTGCTAGGAGTGACCTTAAGGTTTATGGTTGA
- a CDS encoding 50S ribosomal protein L44e produces the protein MKVPAVMMKYCPRCNAYTEHTVTLYKAGKRRSLAQGERRFAAKNKGYGSKRAAEQKRFAKVTKKQVLKLKCKKCGHILHTEGIRLKRIEIEG, from the coding sequence ATGAAGGTTCCGGCTGTAATGATGAAGTATTGCCCAAGATGCAATGCTTATACTGAGCATACTGTTACGCTATATAAGGCTGGTAAACGTAGGAGTTTGGCTCAGGGTGAGAGGAGATTTGCAGCTAAGAATAAGGGTTATGGTAGTAAGAGGGCTGCTGAGCAGAAGAGGTTTGCTAAGGTAACTAAGAAGCAAGTTTTAAAGTTGAAGTGTAAGAAGTGTGGGCATATTCTTCATACTGAGGGAATTAGATTGAAGAGAATTGAGATTGAGGGGTGA
- a CDS encoding translation initiation factor IF-2 subunit alpha — protein MSVKGRDLPEVGELVIATVTEVFDKGAYVSLDEYSNVSGYVPIGEVASTWVHNIRDYLKEGRKVVLKVIRVDKSKRYVDLSLRRVSDKERKDKLLEWKRFNRGEKLLELLSQKAGVDLNYLKSEVAPKLASAFGDVLGGFEEAARFGLSPIVNAGVPRDLAEYIVDLAKENIELKEVKVAAILQLTSEASDGVMRIIEALKAAKMKAESIGGVKCRIYSVGAPKYRVDISAKDYKVAEEALKAAVDAALHTISSLGGSGSFKRV, from the coding sequence TTGTCTGTTAAGGGTAGGGATCTGCCTGAGGTTGGCGAGCTCGTAATAGCCACTGTAACTGAGGTTTTTGATAAGGGTGCATATGTCAGTTTGGATGAATATAGCAATGTGAGTGGATATGTGCCTATAGGTGAGGTTGCATCCACATGGGTTCACAATATAAGGGATTACTTGAAGGAGGGGCGTAAGGTTGTTTTGAAGGTTATAAGGGTTGATAAGAGTAAGAGGTATGTTGACCTCTCCCTTAGGAGGGTTAGTGATAAGGAAAGGAAGGATAAGCTTTTGGAGTGGAAGAGGTTTAATAGGGGGGAGAAGCTCCTCGAGCTCCTATCTCAGAAGGCTGGTGTAGACTTGAATTATTTGAAGTCTGAGGTTGCACCTAAACTTGCATCAGCCTTCGGGGATGTTTTGGGCGGGTTTGAGGAGGCTGCAAGGTTTGGCTTATCCCCCATAGTGAATGCTGGGGTGCCTAGGGATTTAGCTGAATATATTGTTGATTTGGCTAAGGAGAATATTGAGCTTAAGGAGGTTAAGGTTGCCGCTATACTCCAATTGACCTCTGAGGCCAGTGATGGTGTTATGAGGATTATTGAGGCTTTGAAGGCTGCTAAGATGAAAGCTGAATCCATTGGTGGTGTTAAGTGTAGAATTTATAGTGTCGGTGCCCCAAAGTATAGGGTTGACATTTCAGCTAAGGATTATAAGGTGGCTGAGGAGGCTTTGAAAGCTGCTGTGGATGCAGCTTTACATACCATATCGTCCCTTGGTGGGTCTGGAAGTTTTAAGAGGGTTTGA
- the pcn gene encoding proliferating cell nuclear antigen (pcna), with amino-acid sequence MFRFSLSEIKVWRSVIDAISEIIDEANFVATPNGLSLKAMDPSHVAMVEVELPKSFFDEYNCGENINIGVNLDEFRKILKRGSARDKMSLEVTSDRKLKITFSNKAERNFSIPLLDIAGEEIASPSLEFNVHSRLASEVFEDAIKDASLISDYVKISAEGDVLKISASGERGDVEVKLSEASGSLIELNVKEPSSSTYSLNYLEDLVKASSASEILVLEFSTDMPLKLSFELPNEGRITYYLAPRVE; translated from the coding sequence ATGTTTAGGTTTTCGTTATCGGAGATAAAGGTTTGGAGGAGCGTTATTGACGCCATATCTGAGATTATTGATGAAGCGAACTTTGTGGCCACTCCAAATGGCTTATCCCTTAAAGCTATGGATCCATCCCATGTGGCTATGGTGGAAGTTGAACTTCCCAAATCCTTCTTCGACGAGTACAATTGTGGGGAAAACATTAACATTGGCGTCAATCTGGATGAGTTTAGGAAGATTCTTAAGAGGGGGTCTGCCAGGGATAAGATGTCCCTTGAAGTTACCAGCGATAGGAAGTTGAAGATAACCTTCAGTAATAAGGCTGAGAGGAATTTCAGCATCCCCCTCCTGGACATTGCTGGTGAGGAGATAGCGTCACCATCCCTTGAATTCAATGTTCATAGTAGGCTTGCCTCAGAGGTTTTTGAGGATGCAATTAAGGATGCCAGTCTAATAAGTGATTATGTTAAGATATCTGCTGAGGGTGACGTTTTGAAGATTTCAGCTTCAGGGGAGAGGGGGGATGTGGAGGTTAAGTTGAGTGAGGCTTCAGGGTCTCTTATAGAGTTAAATGTTAAGGAGCCTTCCAGTAGCACTTATAGCTTGAATTACTTGGAGGATCTCGTTAAGGCTTCCAGTGCCAGTGAAATTCTCGTTTTAGAGTTCTCCACTGATATGCCTCTGAAGCTTAGCTTTGAGCTTCCCAATGAGGGTAGGATAACCTACTACCTTGCACCTAGAGTTGAGTGA
- a CDS encoding DNA primase small subunit PriS, producing the protein MLRREDLIRRLFRGYYSSASIEAPNDIGRREFGFIFIGQEGMRRHMSFKSVDDLKSFMARETPLHAYFSSAYYDFPDVEDMDGKVWRGADLVFDIDADHIPTPCKREHDSWRCMDCGYSSMGMAPEECPKCSSRRIEVDSWLCDFCLDKAREEVFRLVEEFLVSEFGFSTGNMLIVFSGHRGYHVHVRDKVAVELSLEARREITDYVRGVGLSLELHGFPSRSVRDVTPPSLSDPGWRGRLIRALYEFISSASFSDLESMFNEKIARLIYDNRGEILSSLESSPPRWPRISGLPAYVWSRIASRVVGEAAVHIDERVTSDIKRLMRLPSSLHGKTGLIAKPMSISALSSFQPLFDASAFGFEDCRVHVSHMPRIRIGGSFYGPYKDVDVVLPKTIAVYLICRGSATLLS; encoded by the coding sequence ATGTTGAGAAGGGAGGATCTGATTAGGAGGCTGTTTAGGGGGTATTATTCCTCCGCCTCCATTGAGGCTCCAAATGATATTGGTAGGAGGGAGTTTGGATTCATATTTATTGGTCAGGAGGGGATGAGGAGGCATATGTCCTTTAAGAGTGTTGATGATTTGAAGAGTTTTATGGCTAGGGAGACTCCATTGCATGCATATTTTTCATCGGCATACTATGATTTCCCAGATGTTGAGGATATGGATGGTAAGGTTTGGAGGGGGGCTGACTTGGTATTCGATATAGATGCTGATCATATTCCAACTCCATGTAAGCGTGAGCATGATTCTTGGAGGTGTATGGATTGTGGATATAGCTCCATGGGTATGGCTCCTGAGGAATGCCCAAAATGCTCTTCCAGGAGGATTGAGGTTGATTCTTGGCTTTGCGATTTCTGTTTGGATAAGGCTAGGGAGGAGGTTTTCAGGCTTGTTGAGGAATTTTTAGTATCGGAATTCGGCTTCTCAACTGGGAACATGTTGATCGTATTTTCAGGTCATAGGGGGTATCACGTCCACGTTAGGGATAAGGTTGCCGTGGAGTTGAGTCTTGAGGCTAGGAGGGAGATAACGGATTATGTTAGGGGGGTTGGATTATCCCTGGAGCTCCATGGATTCCCATCCAGATCGGTTAGGGATGTAACTCCACCTTCACTTTCGGATCCCGGGTGGCGTGGGAGGCTTATTAGAGCCTTATATGAATTTATAAGTTCAGCTTCATTCAGCGATTTGGAGTCCATGTTCAATGAGAAGATTGCAAGGCTCATATATGATAATAGGGGTGAAATATTATCCTCCCTTGAGTCATCTCCGCCAAGGTGGCCTAGGATAAGTGGGTTGCCAGCCTATGTTTGGAGTAGGATTGCCTCTAGGGTTGTGGGTGAGGCTGCCGTGCATATTGATGAGCGTGTAACAAGTGATATTAAGCGTTTGATGAGGCTTCCATCATCTCTTCACGGTAAAACTGGGCTTATAGCTAAACCCATGTCCATATCTGCTTTAAGCTCTTTTCAACCCTTATTTGATGCTTCAGCCTTCGGTTTTGAGGATTGTAGAGTTCACGTTTCACATATGCCTAGGATCCGTATTGGTGGAAGCTTTTATGGGCCTTATAAGGATGTGGATGTGGTGCTCCCAAAGACCATTGCAGTTTACTTGATATGTAGGGGTTCTGCAACTTTATTAAGTTGA
- the dph2 gene encoding diphthamide biosynthesis enzyme Dph2 translates to MYDFNLDYVVSNSMVKSARRILIQFPDGLKGYALKVADEISSRVAAEVIVSMDPCYGGCDLAIDDARRLGADLIIHFGHTDFIGYSEIPVIYVPVYFRSSLRDLARKFVEIWGSRGAVGLLSTIQHIENLSEVMDVLSSSGVPVNVGLKCGRLRFNGQVLGCEVCGAVGVADLVEGFLVISGGDFHGLGVALSTGKTTYVMDPFRGEIRCLDSLVRRVLSVRWNNIVRARDSKVFGVMIGIKPGQCKLGLALKVKGMLESSGRRCYLFSVRDFSADLTLPFRDVDVFVSAACPRIAIEEAEAYGKPILTPYEVKIALSGSMNPDDMRGILNEEFG, encoded by the coding sequence ATGTATGATTTCAATTTGGATTATGTTGTCTCGAATAGTATGGTTAAATCTGCCCGTAGGATTCTAATTCAATTTCCAGATGGGCTTAAGGGTTATGCCTTGAAGGTTGCTGATGAAATTTCGAGTCGTGTGGCTGCTGAGGTTATCGTCTCCATGGATCCATGCTATGGTGGTTGTGATTTGGCCATTGATGATGCTAGGAGGCTTGGAGCTGACTTAATAATACATTTCGGTCATACTGATTTCATTGGGTATAGTGAGATTCCAGTCATATATGTCCCCGTGTATTTTAGATCTTCCTTGAGGGATTTGGCTAGGAAGTTTGTTGAGATTTGGGGTTCTAGGGGGGCTGTTGGATTGCTCTCCACAATTCAACATATTGAGAATTTGAGTGAAGTTATGGATGTATTGTCTTCTAGTGGTGTGCCAGTAAATGTTGGTTTGAAGTGTGGTAGGTTGAGGTTTAATGGTCAAGTTTTGGGCTGTGAAGTTTGTGGCGCTGTGGGTGTAGCTGACTTGGTTGAGGGGTTCCTAGTTATTTCTGGTGGCGATTTCCATGGTTTGGGCGTGGCGTTATCCACTGGGAAGACGACTTACGTTATGGATCCATTTAGGGGTGAAATTAGATGTTTGGATAGCCTCGTTAGGAGGGTTTTAAGTGTTAGGTGGAATAATATTGTTAGGGCTAGGGATTCTAAAGTTTTTGGGGTTATGATAGGTATTAAGCCTGGGCAGTGTAAGCTGGGTTTGGCTTTGAAGGTTAAGGGGATGCTTGAGTCTAGTGGTAGGAGGTGCTACCTCTTCTCAGTTAGGGATTTCTCAGCTGATCTAACTCTACCCTTTAGGGATGTTGATGTCTTCGTTTCAGCTGCATGTCCAAGGATTGCCATTGAGGAGGCTGAGGCTTATGGTAAGCCAATATTAACTCCATATGAGGTTAAGATTGCATTGAGTGGCTCTATGAATCCAGATGATATGAGGGGTATTTTGAATGAAGAGTTTGGGTAG
- a CDS encoding exosome complex RNA-binding protein Csl4, whose translation MISSGSIVFPGDFLGVIEEFMAGDGVKEVDGSLIAVRFGRLRIDERERRISVESKRSLILPVAGDVGLGYVFDVGFESAGIKVDYVEGRGVLRTPVTAYLRFPYVSSDVRYNSMYDVVREGDIVRAVFLNSWIPYNVSIRDSDLGVLFARCPYCISPLYLRNGRLICSKCNFHSSRKFASGYLLKK comes from the coding sequence ATGATTTCCAGTGGGAGCATAGTTTTCCCCGGGGATTTTCTTGGGGTTATAGAGGAGTTTATGGCTGGGGATGGAGTTAAGGAGGTTGATGGATCCCTGATAGCCGTTAGGTTTGGGCGTTTGAGGATCGATGAGCGTGAGAGGAGGATTAGCGTTGAATCTAAGAGGAGTTTAATTTTGCCTGTGGCTGGGGATGTTGGTTTAGGGTATGTTTTCGATGTTGGTTTTGAGTCTGCTGGGATAAAGGTTGATTATGTGGAGGGGAGGGGGGTTTTGAGGACTCCTGTAACTGCATATCTGAGATTCCCATATGTATCCAGTGATGTTAGATATAATTCAATGTATGATGTTGTTAGGGAGGGGGATATTGTTAGGGCTGTATTTTTAAATTCATGGATCCCCTATAATGTTTCCATTAGGGATAGTGATCTAGGCGTCCTCTTCGCCAGATGCCCATACTGCATTTCACCACTATACCTTAGGAATGGGCGTCTCATATGTTCCAAATGCAACTTTCACAGTTCTAGGAAATTCGCTTCAGGATATCTTTTAAAAAAGTAG
- a CDS encoding transcription factor S yields the protein MEFCEKCGALMRPKRVDGKIVLVCSSCGFVKEPSNSAMKITEKREKDVKSEIAVVDPEVAAKTMPKVKAVCPRCGNNEAYWWMVQTRRGDEAPTRFYRCTKCNYTWREYE from the coding sequence ATGGAATTCTGTGAGAAGTGTGGGGCTTTGATGCGTCCCAAGAGGGTTGATGGTAAGATTGTTCTAGTATGCTCTTCATGTGGCTTCGTTAAGGAGCCTTCCAATTCAGCTATGAAGATCACTGAGAAGAGGGAGAAGGATGTTAAGAGTGAAATAGCGGTTGTGGATCCTGAGGTGGCTGCAAAGACTATGCCTAAGGTTAAGGCTGTATGCCCTAGATGTGGGAATAATGAGGCCTACTGGTGGATGGTTCAAACTAGGAGGGGGGATGAGGCTCCCACAAGATTCTATAGGTGCACTAAGTGCAATTATACTTGGAGAGAATACGAGTAG
- a CDS encoding DNA primase large subunit PriL, whose amino-acid sequence MSLSREDLAKYPFCREAREYISSLGFTIDEVFHPDFSTILDRAFERIESAVRVGRVETKLVDLDLEIFSFNIAPIILSVIGDNALSMRYAVAEAKRVYEELRVDEDYKLQLISVNSFNWRVKLIRPGAFQIFFADFLQFSPVFEAFNWKLVNRSVVGGWVYVSRGELARLISERVKGEIFNKSSQPMPSITVPSNVVDRIEGLRKIFSSYRKVLEAEEVKGPVVESAMPPCIRSLMNGLLKGESMPHMARFTLATFLLNVGRSVDDVVKLFIASADYDEKMTRYQVEHLAGLRGSRTKYSTPKCSTLKTFGLCFPDDFCISKRVKHPMTYYKLKVKGSGVRDVEKGGSD is encoded by the coding sequence ATGTCTCTTTCCCGTGAAGATTTAGCGAAGTACCCCTTTTGTAGGGAGGCTAGGGAGTATATTTCCAGTTTAGGTTTCACTATAGATGAGGTTTTTCATCCAGACTTCTCAACAATCCTTGATAGGGCTTTTGAGAGAATTGAGAGTGCAGTTAGGGTTGGGAGGGTTGAGACGAAGCTTGTGGATCTTGATTTGGAGATATTCTCCTTCAATATTGCTCCAATAATATTGTCTGTTATTGGGGATAATGCTTTGTCCATGAGGTATGCTGTTGCTGAAGCTAAGAGGGTTTATGAGGAGCTTAGGGTTGATGAGGATTATAAGCTTCAGCTAATCTCTGTGAATAGCTTCAATTGGAGGGTTAAGTTGATTCGTCCAGGTGCATTTCAAATATTCTTTGCAGACTTCCTTCAATTCTCCCCAGTTTTTGAGGCTTTCAATTGGAAGCTTGTTAATAGGAGTGTTGTTGGGGGATGGGTTTATGTGAGTAGGGGGGAGCTTGCTAGGCTTATTTCTGAAAGGGTTAAGGGTGAGATATTCAATAAGTCTAGTCAGCCCATGCCAAGCATAACTGTGCCTAGTAATGTTGTAGATAGGATTGAGGGGTTGAGGAAGATCTTCTCCAGTTATAGGAAGGTTCTTGAGGCTGAGGAGGTTAAGGGTCCCGTGGTTGAATCTGCAATGCCTCCATGTATACGTAGTTTGATGAATGGGCTTTTGAAGGGGGAGTCCATGCCCCATATGGCTAGATTCACATTGGCAACATTCCTACTTAATGTTGGTAGGAGCGTTGATGATGTGGTTAAATTGTTCATTGCTTCAGCAGATTATGATGAGAAGATGACTAGGTATCAGGTCGAGCATCTTGCTGGTTTGAGGGGTTCTAGAACCAAGTACTCCACTCCCAAATGTAGTACCCTTAAAACTTTTGGGTTATGCTTCCCAGATGATTTCTGCATTTCCAAGAGGGTTAAGCATCCCATGACCTATTATAAATTGAAGGTTAAGGGTTCTGGTGTTAGAGATGTTGAGAAGGGAGGATCTGATTAG
- a CDS encoding METTL5 family protein — protein sequence MKSLGRLRHLAMMLENVKPHPNPKVYFEQYSLRGDDAARILWFAGVVNDDIPGRRVLDAGCGTGVLGLGAVLLGAEMVLGVDLDDEALRVALDNAKSLGLYFGICFVRADVSHLPFAKRFDTIIQNPPFGVHRRGADRIFLEAAIGSARVVYSLHKYTPSNHVFLSNLISKLGGRLSSHLRFTITIPHTFNFHRDVKRKVNVIIYKILCV from the coding sequence ATGAAGAGTTTGGGTAGGCTTAGGCATCTTGCAATGATGCTTGAGAATGTTAAGCCGCATCCGAATCCAAAGGTTTATTTTGAGCAGTATAGTCTTCGCGGTGATGATGCTGCTAGGATACTTTGGTTTGCTGGGGTTGTTAATGATGATATCCCTGGTAGGCGGGTTTTGGATGCTGGTTGTGGTACTGGGGTTCTGGGTCTTGGTGCTGTGCTGCTTGGGGCTGAAATGGTTTTGGGGGTTGATTTGGATGATGAGGCTTTGAGGGTTGCTTTGGATAATGCTAAGTCTCTTGGTTTATATTTTGGTATCTGCTTTGTTCGGGCAGATGTTTCCCATCTACCATTTGCTAAACGTTTCGACACCATAATCCAGAACCCCCCATTTGGGGTTCATAGGAGGGGGGCTGATAGAATTTTCCTTGAAGCTGCCATTGGAAGTGCAAGGGTTGTTTACTCGCTCCACAAGTATACTCCCAGCAATCATGTTTTCCTCTCAAATCTCATTTCAAAGCTTGGTGGTAGATTGTCCAGTCACCTTAGATTCACCATAACAATACCCCACACCTTTAACTTCCATAGGGATGTTAAACGTAAGGTTAATGTTATCATTTATAAGATACTATGTGTGTGA
- a CDS encoding 30S ribosomal protein S27e, with amino-acid sequence MGVRKRRVLIPEPKSRFVIVSCPDCGNEQISFDMASTVVKCNICGRVLIEPTGGRANVKGKVVRVLG; translated from the coding sequence ATTGGTGTGAGGAAGAGGAGGGTGCTCATACCTGAACCTAAGAGTAGATTTGTAATTGTATCATGCCCCGACTGTGGTAATGAGCAGATATCCTTCGATATGGCTTCAACTGTGGTTAAATGTAATATTTGTGGTAGGGTTCTCATAGAGCCAACCGGCGGTAGGGCTAATGTTAAGGGTAAGGTTGTTAGGGTTTTAGGTTGA
- a CDS encoding RNA-protein complex protein Nop10, which translates to MPWLLRKCVSCGSYTLNKDKCPYCGGEVRIPHPPKFSPEDKYGKYRRLMKKLSEGNVKNG; encoded by the coding sequence ATGCCATGGCTTTTGAGGAAATGTGTATCCTGCGGATCTTACACTCTAAATAAGGATAAGTGCCCATATTGTGGTGGTGAAGTTAGGATTCCCCATCCACCCAAGTTTTCCCCTGAAGATAAGTATGGTAAGTATAGGAGGCTTATGAAGAAGCTTTCTGAGGGTAATGTTAAAAATGGTTGA
- a CDS encoding DNA-directed RNA polymerase subunit L, translating to MEVKVLRRGDDFIELEIRGEGYTFLNALCQKLYEDPSVVLASYRIPHPLEDRALLIVRVSSKSPVEVLKDATMRLKEDALNFRSAFESAFNKFTSGR from the coding sequence TTGGAAGTTAAGGTTTTGAGGAGGGGGGATGACTTCATAGAGCTTGAGATTAGGGGGGAGGGTTACACATTCCTAAATGCATTGTGTCAAAAGCTTTATGAGGATCCATCTGTGGTTCTTGCCTCATATAGGATTCCACATCCACTTGAAGATAGAGCTCTCTTAATAGTGAGGGTTTCCTCAAAATCTCCAGTTGAAGTTTTGAAGGATGCTACTATGAGGCTTAAGGAGGATGCATTGAACTTTAGATCCGCCTTTGAATCCGCTTTTAACAAATTTACTTCTGGGAGATGA